From the Streptomyces sp. KMM 9044 genome, one window contains:
- a CDS encoding thioesterase II family protein encodes METRSTPPRWLLRRPREGAAARLFCLPYSGVGASMYARWPRRIGPAEVCLIQLPGRENRAKDPHYGTYEALAKSLTGALEPYLDVPFAFFGHCSSALAAFETARQLHRKGMPVPDRLFISSQVAPHDGPYGRFLGMTDDELAAELAGLTRAMGGEPDPEMIRFGLGVMRADVEANKRYRLPAPEPLPSGITVLGWKDDAEVAPALMTGWRQYADDVRFTTLQGSHHSFLTAPLALRAELELDLKTALEGRQ; translated from the coding sequence ATGGAAACCAGGTCCACACCACCACGATGGCTGCTCCGCCGTCCCAGGGAGGGTGCTGCCGCCCGCCTCTTCTGCCTGCCGTACTCCGGTGTCGGGGCATCCATGTACGCGCGCTGGCCGCGGCGGATCGGCCCGGCCGAGGTCTGCCTGATCCAGCTCCCTGGCCGGGAGAACCGGGCGAAGGACCCCCACTACGGCACCTACGAGGCGCTCGCCAAATCGCTGACCGGGGCCTTGGAGCCGTACCTCGACGTGCCCTTCGCCTTCTTCGGCCACTGCAGCTCGGCACTCGCCGCCTTCGAGACCGCGCGGCAGCTCCACCGCAAGGGCATGCCGGTGCCCGACCGGCTCTTCATCTCCTCCCAGGTCGCGCCGCACGACGGGCCCTACGGCCGCTTCCTCGGCATGACCGACGACGAGCTGGCGGCCGAACTCGCCGGACTCACCCGGGCGATGGGCGGCGAACCCGACCCCGAGATGATCCGGTTCGGCCTCGGTGTCATGCGTGCAGATGTCGAGGCGAACAAGCGGTACCGGCTCCCCGCCCCGGAGCCGCTGCCCAGCGGCATCACCGTGCTCGGCTGGAAAGACGACGCCGAGGTGGCGCCCGCCCTGATGACGGGCTGGCGTCAGTACGCCGACGACGTGCGCTTCACCACGCTCCAGGGCTCCCACCACAGCTTCCTCACCGCGCCGCTGGCCCTGCGCGCCGAACTCGAACTGGACCTCAAGACCGCCCTGGAGGGCAGGCAGTGA
- a CDS encoding non-ribosomal peptide synthetase: MTADLTPAARADASSVHALFAARAVATPTALAVTWRDLTLTYEELDTRANRLAHHLRARGVRFETPVALYVERSLDLVVGLLGILKAGGSYLSLDATMPTERQRAVLEDAGVTTILTQESLLPVLADGLDVVCLDRDRAEVDRMPATAPAVDVHGDTIAYLAYTSGSTGTPKGVAVPHRAVLRLALDPDHVSVAGDDIVLQFASPAFDASTFEIWVPLLCGARLAVYPDSGASLTTLVDTVHREGVTVLWLTAGLFHRLTERQIAKLSSVRRLLAGGDVLSAAQVDRVRALLPDLDVVNGYGPTENTTFTACHLVTGPPGAGGVPIGRPVLNTGIRILDDKLRPVPDGEPGELYATGEGLARGYARRPAATAERFVADFLADRPGARMYRTGDLVRRRPDGTLEFLGRIDQQVKIRGFRVEPGETEAVLTAQPGVRDAVVVPQPGPGGDRKLVAFFVPERGARPSTLTLRRRLAEILPGYAVPASFVQLDVLPLTANGKVDRAELADRVSEERPEVTAGFTPPGTALEAALATVWTDRLGLTEVGVHDDFFELGGYSLVGMQITAEIAAEYGVSMTAQRFYENATVAGLARAVEELLADRRGGEEQL; this comes from the coding sequence GTGACCGCCGACCTCACACCGGCCGCGCGGGCCGACGCATCCAGCGTGCACGCGCTCTTCGCGGCACGGGCCGTGGCCACCCCCACCGCCCTGGCGGTGACCTGGCGCGACCTGACGCTCACCTACGAGGAACTCGACACCCGGGCCAACCGGCTGGCGCACCACCTGCGGGCGCGGGGCGTACGGTTCGAGACGCCCGTGGCGCTGTACGTCGAGCGCTCCCTCGACCTCGTGGTCGGCCTGCTCGGCATCCTCAAGGCCGGAGGCAGCTACCTGTCCCTGGACGCCACCATGCCGACGGAGCGGCAGCGCGCCGTCCTCGAAGACGCCGGCGTGACGACGATCCTCACGCAGGAGAGCCTTCTGCCCGTCCTCGCCGACGGCCTCGACGTCGTCTGCCTCGACCGGGACCGCGCCGAGGTGGACCGGATGCCCGCCACCGCCCCGGCCGTCGACGTCCACGGCGACACCATCGCCTACCTCGCGTACACCTCCGGCTCCACGGGAACCCCCAAGGGGGTCGCCGTCCCGCACCGCGCCGTCCTGCGGCTCGCCCTCGACCCGGACCACGTGTCCGTGGCGGGCGACGACATCGTCCTCCAGTTCGCCTCGCCTGCCTTCGACGCGTCGACCTTCGAGATCTGGGTGCCGCTGCTGTGCGGGGCGCGTCTCGCCGTGTATCCGGACTCCGGCGCCTCCCTCACCACCCTGGTGGACACGGTGCACCGCGAGGGGGTCACCGTGCTGTGGCTCACCGCGGGCCTCTTCCACCGGCTCACGGAGCGGCAGATCGCGAAGCTGTCCAGCGTGCGCCGGCTGCTCGCCGGGGGCGACGTCCTCTCCGCCGCCCAGGTCGACCGGGTACGGGCCCTGCTCCCGGACCTGGACGTCGTCAACGGGTACGGCCCCACCGAGAACACCACGTTCACCGCCTGTCATCTCGTCACCGGCCCGCCCGGAGCCGGCGGCGTGCCCATTGGCCGTCCCGTCCTGAACACCGGCATCCGGATTCTGGACGACAAGCTGCGCCCCGTACCGGACGGCGAACCCGGAGAGCTGTACGCCACCGGCGAGGGCCTGGCCCGTGGCTACGCGCGGCGCCCCGCCGCCACCGCCGAGCGCTTCGTCGCGGACTTCCTCGCCGACCGCCCCGGCGCGCGCATGTACCGGACCGGCGACCTGGTGCGCCGCCGTCCCGACGGCACGCTGGAGTTCCTCGGACGCATCGACCAGCAGGTCAAGATCCGTGGTTTCCGCGTGGAGCCGGGCGAGACCGAGGCCGTGCTCACCGCGCAGCCCGGGGTGCGCGACGCCGTCGTCGTACCGCAGCCGGGCCCCGGTGGCGACCGCAAGCTCGTCGCCTTCTTCGTACCCGAGCGCGGCGCGCGGCCCTCCACGCTGACTCTGCGGCGCCGGCTCGCCGAGATCCTGCCCGGCTACGCCGTACCGGCCTCCTTCGTCCAGCTTGACGTGCTGCCGCTGACGGCCAATGGCAAGGTGGACCGGGCCGAGCTGGCCGACCGTGTCAGCGAGGAACGGCCCGAGGTCACGGCCGGGTTCACCCCGCCCGGCACCGCACTGGAGGCCGCGCTCGCCACGGTCTGGACGGACCGGCTCGGCCTGACGGAGGTCGGCGTGCACGACGACTTCTTCGAGCTGGGCGGCTACTCGCTGGTGGGCATGCAGATCACCGCCGAGATCGCCGCCGAGTACGGCGTCTCCATGACCGCGCAGCGCTTCTACGAGAACGCCACGGTCGCGGGTCTCGCCCGGGCGGTCGAGGAACTCCTCGCCGACCGCCGCGGCGGAGAGGAGCAGCTGTGA
- a CDS encoding cytochrome P450 — MRITVPPQRPDVDLEKIDLFDPGLYADGDPHPIWKVMRAQAPVHHQVLPDGRAFWSVTRYADACRVLDDHTDFTSQRGTLLSALDLGDPAGGKMMAATDPPRHSAMRDPLARALAPKALASREHLLRAAVHAMLAPALTEDRWDLAAAAAAFPMAFTGALMGVPEQDWPRLTRCTTMAVAPDDTEFQEGDSATTLMSVHHELFEYFAGEIRERAGDPPDDLIGFLMTMNAGGEPLDVQELVYNCYSLLLGANVTTPHVLTGLFLALIEDPDSFRRMAETPSLIPSGVEEGLRWSSPANHFMRYTLRDVTLAGQHIPAGSAVAVWLGSANRDESVFEDPYRFEVARTGNRHLAFGYGNHYCVGASLARITLRMLVKEMFALFESIELDGPVEHLRSNFVAGIKHMPVRTRLCPGAAQTLAV, encoded by the coding sequence GTGAGAATCACCGTTCCGCCGCAGCGGCCGGACGTCGACCTGGAGAAGATCGACCTCTTCGACCCCGGTCTGTACGCCGACGGCGATCCGCACCCGATCTGGAAGGTGATGCGCGCACAGGCACCGGTCCACCACCAGGTGCTCCCGGATGGCCGTGCCTTCTGGTCGGTCACCCGCTACGCCGACGCCTGCCGGGTGCTCGACGACCACACGGACTTCACCTCCCAGCGCGGCACCCTGCTCTCCGCCCTGGACCTCGGCGACCCGGCCGGCGGCAAGATGATGGCGGCCACCGACCCGCCCCGGCACTCAGCGATGCGGGACCCGCTGGCCCGCGCCCTGGCACCCAAGGCACTGGCGTCACGCGAGCACCTCCTGCGGGCCGCCGTCCACGCGATGCTCGCCCCGGCGCTGACCGAAGACCGCTGGGATCTCGCCGCGGCCGCGGCCGCGTTCCCCATGGCCTTCACCGGCGCCCTGATGGGCGTCCCGGAACAGGACTGGCCGCGGCTCACCCGGTGCACGACGATGGCTGTCGCCCCGGACGACACCGAGTTCCAGGAGGGCGACAGCGCGACGACGCTGATGAGCGTCCATCACGAGCTGTTCGAATACTTCGCCGGGGAGATCCGGGAACGCGCGGGCGACCCGCCGGACGACCTGATCGGCTTCCTCATGACCATGAACGCGGGCGGCGAACCGCTCGACGTGCAGGAACTGGTCTACAACTGCTACAGCCTGCTCCTCGGGGCCAATGTCACCACCCCGCACGTCCTGACGGGCCTGTTCCTCGCCCTGATCGAGGACCCGGACAGCTTCCGCCGCATGGCCGAGACACCCTCCCTGATACCCAGCGGGGTCGAGGAGGGGCTGCGCTGGTCGTCACCGGCCAACCACTTCATGCGGTACACCCTGCGGGACGTCACCCTCGCCGGACAGCACATCCCGGCCGGCTCCGCGGTCGCGGTCTGGCTGGGCTCCGCCAACCGCGACGAGTCGGTCTTCGAGGACCCGTACCGCTTCGAGGTGGCCCGCACCGGCAACCGGCACCTGGCGTTCGGTTACGGCAACCACTACTGCGTCGGCGCCTCGCTGGCCCGGATCACGCTGCGCATGCTCGTGAAGGAGATGTTCGCCCTGTTCGAGTCGATCGAGCTCGATGGGCCCGTGGAGCACCTGCGCTCCAACTTCGTGGCCGGAATCAAACACATGCCGGTGCGCACCAGGCTGTGCCCGGGTGCCGCCCAGACGTTGGCGGTGTGA
- a CDS encoding AMP-binding protein — protein MTVPGTDAAPGDPTTAFRQARDVLLTHHDDHERACREFSWPRLTAFNWALDWFDVVARTPERRDATALHVMDLAAGTGGDTSLTYAEMSERSGQVATWLAELGVRRGDPLLLMLDNRVDLWITLLAALKLGAVVVPATTLLGEDDLSVRMRQAGVRHVVTRAADTPKFRRIPGIRTRIVSLSATDGRAPEGWHDLATAPRVGSAFRPEGTTLATDPLFRYFTSGTTSRPKLVQHSHASYPVGQLTTMYLVGQRSGDTHTTIAQPGWAKHACSMVFAPWSAEAGVLALAQPRFDVEATLDALVRGEVTTFCAPPTVWRMIVQQPLDRWKVSLREAVSAGEPLNAEIIERIRRAWGVTVRDGYGQTEATGLVGNPPGLPVKPGAMGRPLPGYRVELLGPDGLPAEEGEICLDVTERPLGLLTGYADDEGQPLDPCAGRWYRTGDVAQRDVDGYYTYVGRQDDVFKSSDYRISPFQLESVLLQHESVAEAAVVPAADERRLAVPKAYVTLAATAEPSRETATELFTFLSTRLAPYQRIRRIEFAELPKNSSGKIERSVLKAFETSSGQRRDTEFREEDLLNRRLPQQDSSPVVPN, from the coding sequence GTGACCGTACCTGGCACGGACGCCGCACCCGGCGATCCCACCACGGCGTTCCGGCAGGCCCGGGACGTGCTGCTGACCCACCACGACGATCATGAGCGGGCCTGCCGGGAGTTCTCTTGGCCCCGGCTCACCGCCTTCAACTGGGCCCTCGACTGGTTCGACGTGGTGGCGCGCACACCCGAGCGCCGCGATGCGACCGCGCTGCACGTGATGGACCTGGCGGCCGGCACGGGCGGTGACACGTCCCTGACGTACGCCGAGATGTCCGAGCGCTCCGGCCAGGTCGCCACCTGGCTGGCGGAGCTGGGCGTACGGCGGGGCGACCCGCTGCTGCTGATGCTGGACAACCGGGTGGACCTGTGGATCACCCTGCTGGCCGCGCTCAAGCTCGGCGCGGTGGTCGTCCCCGCCACCACCCTGCTCGGCGAGGACGACCTGAGCGTCCGCATGCGGCAGGCCGGCGTGCGGCACGTCGTGACAAGGGCCGCCGACACCCCGAAGTTCCGCCGCATCCCGGGAATCCGGACGAGGATCGTCAGCCTGTCCGCCACTGACGGCCGCGCCCCCGAGGGCTGGCACGACCTGGCCACGGCCCCTCGGGTCGGCTCCGCCTTCCGGCCCGAGGGGACGACCCTCGCCACGGACCCGCTCTTCCGGTACTTCACCTCCGGCACGACCTCCCGGCCGAAGCTGGTGCAGCACAGCCACGCCTCATACCCCGTCGGTCAGCTGACGACCATGTACCTCGTCGGCCAGCGCTCCGGCGACACGCACACGACGATCGCCCAGCCCGGCTGGGCCAAGCACGCGTGCAGCATGGTCTTCGCGCCGTGGTCCGCCGAGGCGGGCGTACTGGCCCTCGCGCAGCCCCGCTTCGACGTCGAGGCGACACTGGACGCGCTGGTCAGGGGCGAGGTGACCACGTTCTGCGCGCCGCCGACCGTCTGGCGCATGATCGTGCAGCAGCCACTGGACCGGTGGAAGGTCTCGCTGCGCGAGGCCGTCTCCGCCGGCGAACCGCTCAACGCGGAGATCATCGAACGGATCCGGAGGGCCTGGGGGGTGACCGTCCGTGACGGCTACGGGCAGACGGAGGCCACCGGACTGGTGGGAAACCCACCGGGCCTCCCGGTCAAGCCCGGGGCGATGGGCCGCCCGCTGCCCGGCTACCGGGTCGAACTGCTGGGCCCGGACGGACTCCCCGCAGAGGAGGGAGAGATCTGCCTCGACGTCACCGAGCGCCCGCTGGGCCTGCTGACCGGTTACGCCGACGACGAGGGACAGCCGCTGGACCCCTGCGCCGGGCGGTGGTACCGCACCGGGGACGTGGCCCAGCGGGACGTCGACGGCTACTACACCTACGTGGGGCGGCAGGACGACGTCTTCAAGTCCTCCGACTACCGCATCTCACCGTTTCAGTTGGAGAGCGTGCTGCTCCAGCACGAGAGCGTGGCCGAGGCCGCGGTGGTGCCCGCGGCCGACGAGAGGCGACTGGCCGTGCCCAAGGCCTACGTGACCCTGGCCGCCACCGCCGAACCGTCGCGCGAGACGGCCACCGAGCTGTTCACCTTCCTGTCCACGCGCCTGGCTCCTTACCAGCGCATCCGCCGGATCGAATTCGCGGAGTTGCCGAAGAACTCCTCGGGCAAGATCGAGCGCTCCGTGCTGAAGGCCTTCGAGACGTCGTCCGGGCAGCGGAGGGACACCGAGTTCCGCGAGGAAGACCTGCTGAACCGACGCCTGCCGCAGCAGGACTCATCACCCGTCGTACCCAACTGA
- a CDS encoding O-methyltransferase — MFHRKDVVFKKPSIFRPGIEEYAEAHSTPSSEDLEELHADTERLCPEWADIATSSAQVSFLSMLVDTVGARRILEIGTFTGHATIGLAAALPDDGELVTVDSYVADERARDLALKAFARSAHGHKIKLVEADALETLRTLEGPFDFIFVDADKPNYAQYFDTILERGLLADNGILAIDNTLWGGIVVDSLTQKSEDADRILAAGDEQQAVSGDEWLSTMLTEWGAYVVAFNDKVAKDPRVRAVMLTVKDGITLVRHAR; from the coding sequence GTGTTCCATCGCAAGGACGTAGTTTTCAAGAAGCCGTCGATCTTCCGGCCGGGAATCGAGGAGTACGCGGAGGCTCATTCGACGCCGTCGTCCGAGGACCTGGAGGAGCTGCACGCCGACACCGAGCGGCTCTGCCCGGAGTGGGCGGACATCGCGACGTCGTCGGCGCAAGTGTCCTTCCTGTCGATGCTGGTCGACACGGTCGGCGCCAGACGCATCCTGGAGATCGGCACGTTCACCGGCCACGCCACCATCGGACTCGCCGCCGCGCTGCCGGACGACGGTGAACTCGTCACCGTCGACAGCTACGTGGCCGACGAGCGGGCGCGGGACCTCGCCCTCAAGGCCTTCGCGCGCAGTGCCCACGGCCACAAGATCAAGCTCGTGGAGGCCGACGCGCTGGAGACCCTGCGTACCCTGGAGGGCCCGTTCGACTTCATATTCGTCGACGCGGACAAGCCGAACTACGCCCAGTACTTCGACACGATCCTCGAACGCGGGCTGCTTGCCGACAACGGGATCCTCGCGATCGACAACACCCTGTGGGGTGGCATCGTCGTGGACTCGCTGACCCAGAAGTCCGAGGACGCGGACCGGATCCTCGCCGCCGGGGACGAGCAGCAGGCCGTCAGCGGTGACGAGTGGCTCTCCACCATGCTCACCGAATGGGGCGCCTATGTGGTGGCCTTCAACGACAAGGTGGCCAAGGACCCGCGGGTGCGGGCCGTGATGCTGACGGTCAAGGACGGCATCACGCTGGTCCGGCACGCCCGCTGA
- a CDS encoding ketoacyl-ACP synthase III family protein: MRWNHLYLAGTGAYFPEHAESAEEAIAAGRYSAEEHASNGIRAVRTAGKDEAPAVLAARAGQRAVERSGHAAEDFAWVLHGCMGYQGRDFWTPAHYVQRETVGGHGPAVEIRQGSNGGLAALELAAAQLTARPDATAALITTGDAFRLPYVDRWRTENQQVYGDAGTAVVLSRREGVARLRSTASRSVPALEPVYRGTGGWSAGPDPAEWPVDLRTRTRDYLLADPFRYDEVIARTGESLELVVREALADADTKLEEVAFVVHPAIGRTIVEYSYVAQLGIAPERTVYAWAQDYGHLGAGDQFAGLDHLLAGGRADRGDLILTIGVGIGYLWTAAVFEVLRAPGW, encoded by the coding sequence ATGCGCTGGAACCATCTCTATCTGGCGGGCACCGGGGCGTACTTCCCCGAGCACGCGGAAAGTGCGGAGGAGGCGATCGCGGCGGGGCGCTACTCCGCCGAGGAGCACGCGTCCAACGGCATCCGCGCGGTGCGGACCGCCGGAAAGGACGAGGCGCCGGCCGTCCTGGCGGCGCGGGCGGGACAACGGGCGGTGGAGCGCTCGGGGCACGCCGCCGAGGACTTCGCGTGGGTGCTGCACGGGTGCATGGGCTACCAGGGGCGGGACTTCTGGACCCCGGCCCACTACGTGCAGCGGGAGACGGTCGGCGGGCACGGTCCGGCGGTCGAAATCCGGCAGGGCTCCAACGGCGGCCTCGCCGCGCTGGAGCTGGCCGCCGCGCAGCTGACCGCCCGGCCCGACGCGACCGCCGCGCTGATCACCACGGGCGACGCCTTCCGGCTGCCCTACGTGGACCGCTGGCGCACCGAGAACCAGCAGGTGTACGGCGACGCCGGCACCGCCGTGGTGCTGTCCCGCCGGGAGGGTGTCGCGCGCCTGCGGTCGACGGCCTCCCGCTCCGTGCCCGCGCTGGAGCCTGTGTACCGGGGCACGGGCGGCTGGTCCGCCGGCCCCGACCCGGCCGAGTGGCCCGTCGACCTGCGCACCCGCACCCGGGACTACCTGCTGGCCGACCCGTTCCGCTACGACGAGGTCATCGCCCGGACCGGCGAGAGCCTGGAGCTGGTCGTACGCGAGGCGCTCGCCGACGCCGACACCAAGCTGGAAGAGGTGGCGTTCGTGGTGCACCCGGCCATCGGGCGGACCATCGTGGAGTACTCCTACGTCGCCCAGCTGGGCATCGCCCCGGAGCGCACCGTCTACGCCTGGGCGCAGGACTACGGTCATCTCGGCGCGGGCGACCAGTTCGCGGGCCTCGATCACCTGCTCGCCGGCGGGCGCGCCGACCGGGGCGACCTGATCCTCACCATCGGGGTGGGCATCGGCTATCTGTGGACGGCGGCGGTTTTCGAGGTGCTCCGGGCGCCCGGCTGGTAG
- a CDS encoding alpha-ketoacid dehydrogenase subunit alpha/beta encodes MRNEYIEASGRVAHQHGEPSDLRYIGRAAFRRTLFDMATIRAFEQRLLQCADRGEVSGPLHTSIGQEGVAVAVCRHLRDGDQVVGTHRSHHHFLAQGLARTVADAWNPLTDAPPAAAEALLTSAFAEILGRPTGVNHGVGGSMHLRHEKVGFMGSSAIVGGGIPLAAGLAYANRLRETGACAVCFIGDGAVNQGTFHETANLAGVLGLPLLIVMENNGYAEATRPEEASAVLPLASQGLAHGLRAATVGGGDHAGLHRTAEDLLSSMRRGAGPAIIEVETYRHFDHTGPERGSAVGYRSAAEEDVWLERDPMASLPRTLMAHGLLTADEDEAIRAAATAFVERAFDATPAPSTVPPVLDVRTLLRGPAREAREEREEREEREERASTEEQAPRTKWTFKNAIAEGIAGALRHSPDVVFLGEEVANPGGLLWQAGRLDRTLVGSRIVNMPISEAGFVGMSCGAAMAGVRPVVELMYGSFALIAADQLFNHIGVIRALYGNTAQAPVIVRAKVPIGRGYGPQHGLNPAGLFTSFPGWRVYAPTDPREYLGTLNSALRCDDPVLLIEFASLYDEVFELSEDDFTRRLPLEGARVVSEGTDVSIFSYGIGVNWARAAADELAAAGRSAEVVDLRALDTLSTDWATLESSLARTGGHGLFVDPAARGQSIAPRLIADLVGRQAGVHRLSYLACADVQPVTPVLEQQAVIGTADIVTAVHELLKAH; translated from the coding sequence ATGCGGAACGAATACATCGAGGCCTCGGGGCGCGTCGCCCACCAGCACGGCGAGCCGTCCGACCTCCGGTACATCGGACGGGCCGCCTTTCGGCGCACGCTCTTCGACATGGCCACGATCCGCGCCTTCGAGCAGCGGCTGCTCCAGTGCGCGGACCGGGGCGAGGTCTCCGGTCCCCTGCACACCTCCATAGGCCAGGAAGGAGTGGCCGTGGCGGTCTGCCGGCACCTGCGGGACGGCGACCAGGTGGTCGGCACCCACCGTTCCCACCACCACTTCCTGGCCCAGGGACTGGCCCGTACGGTCGCGGACGCCTGGAACCCCCTCACTGACGCCCCGCCCGCGGCTGCGGAGGCGCTGCTGACCTCGGCGTTCGCCGAGATCCTGGGCCGCCCGACCGGGGTGAACCACGGCGTGGGCGGTTCCATGCACCTGCGCCACGAGAAGGTCGGCTTCATGGGGTCGAGCGCCATCGTCGGCGGCGGGATACCCCTCGCCGCCGGTCTGGCGTACGCGAACCGACTCCGGGAAACCGGCGCCTGCGCGGTCTGCTTCATCGGCGACGGCGCGGTCAACCAGGGCACGTTCCACGAGACGGCCAACCTCGCGGGCGTCCTGGGCCTGCCCCTCCTCATCGTCATGGAGAACAACGGCTACGCCGAGGCGACCCGGCCCGAGGAGGCGTCGGCCGTCCTGCCGCTGGCCTCCCAGGGCCTCGCCCACGGGCTGCGGGCCGCGACCGTCGGGGGCGGTGACCACGCCGGGCTGCACCGGACGGCCGAGGACCTCCTCTCCTCGATGCGGCGCGGAGCGGGGCCCGCGATCATCGAGGTGGAGACGTACCGGCACTTCGACCACACCGGCCCCGAGCGGGGCAGCGCCGTCGGGTACCGCAGCGCGGCCGAGGAGGACGTCTGGCTGGAACGCGACCCCATGGCCTCGCTACCGAGGACGCTGATGGCCCACGGACTGCTGACGGCCGACGAGGACGAGGCGATCCGCGCGGCCGCGACGGCGTTCGTCGAGCGGGCCTTCGACGCCACGCCGGCGCCGAGCACGGTCCCGCCGGTCCTGGACGTCCGCACTCTGCTGCGCGGCCCCGCGCGGGAGGCGCGAGAGGAGCGCGAGGAGCGCGAGGAGCGCGAGGAGCGGGCGAGCACGGAGGAGCAGGCACCGCGCACCAAGTGGACCTTCAAGAACGCCATCGCGGAGGGCATAGCCGGCGCCCTGCGGCACTCGCCCGACGTGGTCTTCCTCGGTGAGGAGGTCGCCAACCCCGGCGGTCTGCTCTGGCAGGCCGGCCGTCTCGACCGGACCCTGGTCGGCTCTCGCATCGTCAACATGCCCATCTCCGAGGCCGGTTTCGTGGGCATGTCCTGCGGGGCCGCCATGGCGGGCGTGCGCCCCGTCGTGGAGCTGATGTACGGCAGCTTCGCCCTGATCGCCGCCGACCAGTTGTTCAACCACATCGGCGTGATCCGCGCGCTGTACGGCAACACGGCACAGGCGCCGGTGATCGTGCGGGCCAAGGTGCCGATCGGACGCGGCTACGGACCGCAGCACGGACTGAATCCGGCCGGCCTGTTCACCTCATTCCCGGGCTGGCGCGTGTACGCCCCGACCGACCCCCGGGAGTATCTGGGCACGCTGAACTCCGCGCTGCGGTGCGACGACCCGGTCCTGCTGATCGAGTTCGCCTCGCTGTACGACGAGGTCTTCGAACTCTCCGAGGACGATTTCACCCGCCGCCTGCCACTGGAGGGCGCACGGGTCGTCAGCGAGGGCACCGACGTCAGCATCTTCTCGTACGGCATCGGGGTGAACTGGGCGCGGGCGGCCGCCGACGAGCTGGCGGCGGCGGGCCGCTCGGCCGAGGTCGTGGACCTGCGGGCGCTCGACACCCTCTCGACGGACTGGGCCACCCTGGAGTCGTCCCTGGCCCGCACCGGAGGACACGGTCTGTTCGTCGACCCCGCGGCACGTGGCCAGTCGATCGCGCCGCGGCTCATCGCCGACCTCGTGGGCCGGCAGGCCGGGGTCCACCGCCTGTCGTACCTCGCCTGCGCCGACGTACAACCGGTGACACCCGTGCTGGAGCAGCAGGCGGTCATCGGCACCGCCGACATCGTCACCGCGGTCCACGAACTGCTGAAGGCCCACTGA
- a CDS encoding thioesterase II family protein yields the protein MIVSTGPASRWIRRHLPVGDPRIRLLCFPHAGGTASFFRNWPKQVPSDVEVLSLRYPGREDRLAEPFIKTMEPLADAIAEAVTPLLDRPLAFFGHSMGASIAHETAVRLEARRGFTLHRLMVSARPAPQLLPAYHFDLDDEALVADVRRLDSNSGAALDDLALRELVLPAIRADYGLVRDYQPREVRTVKSPITAYSGDADPEVSTADVEGWSAVSAAGFRLRVFEGDHFYVVPREKALVADITEQLRQD from the coding sequence ATGATCGTTTCGACCGGCCCCGCCAGCCGCTGGATCCGACGCCATCTGCCGGTCGGCGATCCTCGGATCAGGCTCTTGTGCTTCCCGCACGCCGGCGGCACCGCGAGCTTCTTCCGCAACTGGCCGAAACAGGTGCCCTCCGACGTGGAGGTGCTGTCGTTGCGCTACCCGGGCCGCGAGGACCGCCTGGCCGAACCCTTCATCAAGACGATGGAGCCGCTCGCGGACGCGATAGCCGAGGCGGTGACACCGCTGCTGGACCGGCCGCTGGCCTTCTTCGGGCACAGCATGGGCGCCTCGATCGCCCACGAGACGGCCGTCCGCCTGGAAGCACGGCGCGGCTTCACGCTCCACCGGCTCATGGTCTCCGCGCGCCCCGCCCCCCAGCTGCTGCCCGCCTACCACTTCGACCTGGACGACGAGGCGCTGGTCGCCGACGTACGGCGGCTGGACAGCAACAGCGGCGCCGCTCTGGACGACCTGGCCCTGCGCGAGCTGGTCCTTCCCGCGATCCGCGCGGACTACGGCCTGGTGCGCGACTACCAGCCACGGGAGGTCCGGACCGTCAAGAGCCCGATCACCGCGTACAGCGGTGACGCCGACCCCGAGGTCTCCACGGCGGACGTGGAGGGCTGGAGCGCGGTGAGCGCCGCCGGTTTCCGCCTCCGGGTCTTCGAAGGCGACCACTTCTACGTGGTGCCGCGCGAGAAGGCTCTCGTCGCGGACATCACCGAGCAACTGCGCCAGGACTGA